ttggttatttatttatagcagtgaaaAAACGGACTAAggcaccatgtgaggacacaattaGAAAgtaccatctatgaaccagaaagttgGCCCTCACCACACACTgtatctgccagcaccttgatcttggacttccagcctccagcactgtgagaaataattgtCAGTCTCACTACTGTGATCCACTAAGAATTTGTGTTCATAAGACATAGCTACAAGATGAGAGAGGGGTGCTTGTCCCACATCTGACTTtgtgtaaatttaaataaatcattgcAGTATAAATGCACTAAGGCCCTGAGTGTGTCTCTTGTGGCAGATGAGTATCAGGGAGGAGAGTCTCCAGAGGGTAGAATGAGGTAAATTCTTCTGGCTGGTAATTATGGAAAGATCAAGGTCTCTCAGGCTGTCCCAGGTTGAATCCTCCAGAAGTGGCCACCAAGGTGGGGTCTGGCAGGCAGGATGTTTATAAGGGATAAACACAtgtggaagggaggaggagacagaaaaCCTACAATGTAAGTGCAACAAAGACTCATTCAACCCCACAGGCAGCTCTGAAACACCTCAGAAATCGATGTAGATATTCtagaataaaattgattttaggAATCTATTATCCCATGATACTATTTTAATTATACGCTAAATAGGATGACCAACCTTTCTAAATGtggtttttaaataattgccaGATTAGGACTGAAAATAATATAGACATAATAGAGACTACTATACGTTTCctctaaattattttgaattaaataactTCCATTTTTATTGATTCTCCAGTTGTGACCTTTTCATTCATAGTTCAGTTCTTGACAAACTGTTATTAAGGAATGGGAGGCAAGCAGCCCTGGGTCACAGAATTCATCCTGGTGGGATTCCAGCTCTGTGCAGAGATGGAGATCTTTCTCTCTTGCATCTTCTCGCGATTTTATGCCTTCAGTCTACTGAGGAATGGCATGAACATGGGACTCACCTATCTGGATGACAGAGACGACAGACTACACACCCTCATATACATTTTCCTCTCACACCTGGCCATCAATGACATGTACTATGCTTCCAACAATGTTCCAAAGAGGCAGGTGAACCaaatgaaccagaaaaaaaaaactttgttctaTGGATAAagcagatatttttgtatttggcTTTTGCTCACACAGAGTGCCTAATTTAGGCAATGATGTCCTGTAATAGATATGTGGCAATCTGCTAgatctttctccaaccctttacgttgagcctatgggtgttgTTAtgtgtgagatgagtctcttgaataTGGTAGACAGatgggtcttatttttttaatgcaaattatCACTCTGTGCCATTTAAGTAGGCAATTAATCCACAGTTAATATTGGTATGTgaggatttgatcctgtcatgaagATGTTAACTGGTTGCTTTGTGGTTTctattgtgtagttgctttacaGAATCTGtgggctatgtacttaagtgtgtttttgtagtagaagacatcattcttttgtttccatgtttagagcTCCCTTAAGGGTCTCTTGTAAACCCCGTCTAGTGGTAACACTTTCCCTTAGCacttgcttgtctgggaaagattttatttttccttcatttatgaagcttagtttgacagaatatgaaatttttggttggaatttcttttctttaagaatgctgaaaatagttATCtaatctctcctggcttgtagagtttctgctgagaagttcgCTGTCAGCCTGATGGGGTTGCCTTTGTATGTAATCTGACCTTTTCCTGTAGCtgcccttaagattttttttctttagcactgACTTTGGACACTCTCATGACTATATGTGTTGGTGAGGTTCACTTTGTATAGTATCTCGCAGGTGTTTTCTGGATTTTTTGTATCTTGGTGTCTAAGTTTCTGGCAAGATtaggaaaattttcttgaattattctaTCATATAAGTTTTtcaggttgtttaatttttcttcctcctctaaggaatgccaataattcatagttttggtcactttacataatctcatatttctcaaaaactttgttcatttttaaaaattattttagatttatttttctctgactgGATTAGTTCAAAAGACtcatcttcaagctctgaaattctttctcctgcttgCCCCAGCTATTAATAATtctttcaattgtattttgaaattccttgagtttttgaatttcagaagctctgattgatttctttttaatattattatctgATTCTTCATTTTCTAgattgctttagaagtttctttgcATCGATTTCCAATCttttcttggatctcattgaACTTCTTTGCAGTCCACGCCTTGAATTCCTTATCTGTCAATTACgagtttccattttggttaaGGACCGTTGATGGAGAGCTAGCGTAATGTGAATGTAGATTCAGATCTTTCATGGTGCCAGCATTCTTACACTGGTTCCTTCTTATCTGAAGATGCTAaacttctaatttttataattatttttgagtaggtaggattttttctttttcttcctttctctctctagatttttatttttctttccctttccctttcctcctctccctagAGGCTGTGACTGAGTAGGGTCTTTTGACTTTGCTTCCATAACCCTATGCACTTCTGTCCGCAGGTTTTATATTGGGCTGGGTACTTTGACCTACAAGCCAGTAGATGGCGCTTATGGGTAACAGCAGGTTGCAGCCAGTGGGGCTGGGTATATACTTGATTCTTGTTTACCGAGAAAACACTGGGTGGGGCTGGACCTGGCAAGCCCATCTACAGGTCCCCCAACAATAAGCACTAGCACCAACTCTGAGGGAGAGTCCAGTGGGCAGCCACCAAGTGTCCAGCGGCGTGCCTCGGCGTGGAAGTTGGCCCCCAAATTCTCTGCATAAGGGTGCCAGAGGAAGCCTAATCTCTTACTCCAGGAGAGTGGctgctccaaatgcctggagatctgcctggttGTGGAGTGGAGAGGGTCTCCTTACACCAATATCCCTGCACAGGAAGGATGGGGTGGCTCAGGCTACTGCTCCAGGTGAGCAGATGCTCCAAATACCTGGAAATCTGTGGAGCAGAGAGGGTCCCACTACACCGCAATCTCTGCACCAGAAGAACGGAGCAGCTCAGATTGCTGATTCACGCTGATGGGCACTCTGAATCCCTGGATGTCTGCCTGGGCATGAAGTGGAGATGGTCCCCTTGCACAaggatctctgcacaggaaggaaGGGGCAACCCAGGCTGCCAGCCCATGTGAGCAAGTGCTTTAAATGCTTGGCGATCTGCTTATGTGTAGAATGGAGAAGGCCCTGCTACACCACAGTCTCAAGGAAGTAGGCTGGGTCACCCAAAAATAACACACACAGACCAGTTCTAGTTCATCAAGCTGGCGCTGGCTGAAAGTCTCATTGTCCAGGAGAAACCACAGCCATAGCAGCTCTCCTCTTGCCCAAGGCCTGTGACTGGGGAAAACACAATTCCAGTGCCTACTGTTGAGATGTTTTCCACAGTTCTAGCTGTGGAGGACCCTACCCTGATCCAGAGCAGGTGCTCCAATCTCTATCAATAATGTTTGATATGAGTTGGCCCATACTcaactgaaaataagaaaaatttttatgTGCAAGGATAGTCTCTGAGGTTGAGCATTTTTGTTCAGTGATGAGGCATTTGAATTACCAACATGCTTAATGCTATGGAAATCTATGGAACCCATTTCTTTAAGAAATGGATTCATATCTTAATAAAGAacaacttttttattgtttaattgcCGAAACAAGATGTCAGCCTATTACCCTAAGTAACCAGTTCAATCATAGCCATTCACATCATCTAGTACCAAGTGATATTTTTCACGGAAATGAACATGTGGAGGAAAAGTCcttgactggaaaaaaaattgatacatataATCATTACAGAgctgtatatttatataagactaactgtgagatgaatggagaAAGCTCTGAGATTCACTGTTGAGTAGCTTATAATTTCCAAGTCCTCTGCTAGACATGAAAACTATTTAGTGTAGAACAAAAATATGATGCTGTATCTCACAACTCCTATATAAATGTTTCCATTCctactttatttctgctttcattttcacGGTGCATCTACAGTCTCTCTTCCAGCCTCCCATTTGTATTTTACAACATGCATAATTACagatttattctttaattatttcattttcatatgatttttatatctcttgaaagatttctttgaaacttctgtcttttttattttccagagaagCAGAGTATTTTTAGGCAATAATATTTTACCTTATGATGGCTTtcaactattaaaagaaaaaaggaaagtagtaaaataaataaatgcagagagTCACCAACTTACAATGATTTCACTTAAGATTTTCAACTGTACAATGGTGGGAAAGTGATattcattcagtagaaaccatatttCAAGTACTCATTTTACCatgatgtttttccttttcagtacagtattcaataaattacatgaaatattcaacaGCTTACTATAATATAGGCTTTGTGtaagatgattttgcccaactgtaggctaatgttaGTGTTCTAAGCATGGTTCAGGtgggctaggctaagctatgatgtttggtaggttaggtttATTAAACATATCTTcaagccaggtatagtggtgtgtgcctatagtcagtcccagctcttcaggaagctgaggcaggaggattgtttgagctcaaaGACTTTGAGAATATAGTGTACTATGACTACACCTgagaatagccactgcactccagcctgggcaacaggacaatagtctatatttttttaaaaaaagcatcatCAACTTATAATATTACCAACTTATGATGGGTTCATTGGAACATAATCCTATCATAAGTTGAAGTGTATCTTTATATAGTAGAATATAGTAACATACTACAGACTTATTTTctcaaagcataaaaataaaccaCACTAATGATCATCCATGGGAGAGGGACACCTAGACAATGTCCTGCAAAACGAGAAATACTGGTAAGACATACTTTACATTCCAGACTGAGTCTCTTTCACcatgaaataaaatcattaagaaatttttagtaatattttaattattatattttaattaaaaatttaggtATAGAAAGAAGGTTGTATagctttacattaaaaataaattagtatgtGACTTGGCTACTTGACACCAAATAGCTTGTGTCAGATTCACCCTCCCACCATAAAAAACTATACAATCTggccaaaatatagaaaaaattcttggcaggtgtattagtctgttctcatgctgctaataaagacatacccaagactgggtaatttataaaagaaagaggtttagtgaactcacagttccacatggctggggagaactCACAATCATGatagaaggcaaaggaaaagcaaaggcacatcttacatggcagacaagagagagggcatgtgcaggggagctcccctttgtaaaaccatcagatctcatgagacttattcactatcacaacaacagcatgggaaagacccacccccatgattcaattacctctcaccagctGCTGAGCATGGTTCAGGTGGGCTGGCTACATGTGGGAATTATgcaagctacaattcaagatgggatctgcgtaaggacacagccaaaccatatcagcaggcATTGAAGAACATTGTTGTAGCAAGTCAGGTATGAGATCTTTAAGGAAGGTGAGGCACATGAGGTTAGTACCACATTTGCCAGGATTTTCCAGAAAGGCATCTTCCTGACCTTGGTACAGGAAAATGGGACCCAACCAGGGGTTAGTGGTCTTGGGAACCAAAAGAAGCAATGAATAGAGTTCAAAGCTGCTAAATTGGTTAGGAATTGGGGGTCAATGTACCatatgggagagagaaagaacctAGAAATGGGTGTATACATGCCATTTTGGTCCTTCTGTGACTCCTTAGCTATGTGACAGTTGGCTAAGAAGAGGGGAGACCTTGGAGAAAGAAACTGCTGGGATACAGAAAGCAGAAGAGATCATCAGGGACTGAAAACTTCCTGGAAAGCTACTGGAGTTCAGATCCAGCCAAATGGGGAAATGTTGGCAAACAACTGAGAAACTCAGTTGGGACTCTAAAAATTCTCTTAGGAGAGGTGCAGTATCCCAGGAGTGAGGCATATGttctaagaggaaaataaaatataattaccataaCACAGCTTAAAACTAGGTCTTGAGAGCAGCAAGATGATCTGCAAGTAATTACAAATTctgcccagaaaaaaaattcaaaattcttgAGTAGTTCTATATCATATTATCCATAAATTcagcatactttaaaaaaaataccaaatatacaaaaaagcaaGTAAAACAGACTGATAAGAAATAAATcagttattaaaaacaaactcatAGATAATCCAGATATTGGAGTTAACAGATAGGGCATCATAACATCTATGAtgaatataaaggaaagaaagaaaaaatgaaagacaaaacagGTTGTGTCAGATTTCTTTCTGGAAGCTTTAAAATGCTCACTTTATTTTCATAGATTCTAATTTCCTAAATTATGTTTGATGTTTCAAGCAAAAATCATAGCATTGTCTAGTGTTATTCTAAATGGATGTAAGACAATTATACTACAAATTTGATAGAGTAAAGAGACATAATATGACAGAAGGTTGCTATACTTCACTCAGACTGGAATAAAGATGATACCAATTGACTGTgataatgtttatataaatgaatatacacTAAGCTGTAAAATGCAACCACTAAGCTATAAAATGCAaccaaaaaaactataaaaaagaagatacaCTATAAAcactataaataacaaaatggaattctaaaacaAATGTTCAAGTAACCCACATGAAGTCATGAAAAATAAGCAGAGAAACAAGAATtgatagagaaaacaaaaaatgtcagGCTTACGCATTAAAGtatcaataattcatttaattatgaaTGGTCTACCAAGAGATAGATAATAGAAGAGTGTATTTAAAAGTATGACCCTTTCTTGTATGTTTCTTGTATGCTGTGtacaagaaactcacttgaaTTTTACCAATACAGGGCAGGCCAAATTAacaggatgaaaaaagatatattacACAAACATTAATGAAAGGAAAGCAAGAGTGTCTGTGTGCATATCAGATAAAGCAAAGAAAACTTCCAAAACCAGAGATTATATAATGATCAAAGGTTTAATCCATGAAGAAGACAgcaattttaaaagtgtattcaccaaaaaataaagcttcaaaataTGTGATGTGAAAACTGCCAGAACTAAGGCGGGCCGGGCTCAGACCAGCGCTGCCTCAGGATGTGAAGTGTAACAAGAGGGccaggggaggtggtgggggacAACATGGGCCTGTGAGGCCTGTGGGTGCCCGCGTTCCCCAGCTCCCCCCGCAGCCCGCTCCACAGTGGTCCGCTCCGGTTGGTTGTCACGTGCGCATTCGGGTTCCAGACCCAAGGCTGCGTGTTCTCCACCGCTTGTTGTGGCCAGTGTTACTGCGGTGACCGCCAGAGCAGCCTCGACGCTATGGAGGAGCCTGGTGCTACCCCTCAGCCCTACCTGGGGCTGGTCCTGGAGGAGCTACGCAGAGTTGTGGCAGCACTACCTGAGAGTATGAGACCAGATGAGAATCCTTATGGTTTTCCATCGGAACTGGTGGTATGTGCAGCTGTtattggattttttgttgttctcctttttttgtgGAGAAGTTTTAGATCGGTTAGGAGTCGGCTTTACGTGGGAAGAGAGCAAAAACTTGGTGCAACGCTTTCTGGActaattgaagaaaaatgtaaactacTTGAAAAGTTTAGCCTTATTCAAAAAGAGTATGAAGGCTATGAAGTAGAGTCATCTTTAGAGGATGCCAGCTTTGAGAAGGCGGCAGCAGAAGAAGCACGAAGTTTGGAGGCAACCTGTGAAAAGCTGAACAGGTCCAATTCTGAACTTGAGGATGAAATCCTCTGTCTagaaaaagacttaaaagaagagaaatctaaacatTCTCAACAAGATGAATTGATGGCGGATATTTCAAAAAGTATACAGTCTCTAGAAGATGAGTCAAAATCCCTCAAATCACAAATAGCTGAAGCCAAAATCATCTGCAAGACATTTAAAATGAGTGAAGAACGACGGGCTATAGCAATAAAAGATGCTTTGAATGAAAATTCTCAACTTCAGACAAGCCATAAACAGCTTTTTCAGCAAGAAGCTGAAGTATGGAAAGGAGAAGTGAGTGAacttaataaacagaaaataacatttgaagaCTCCAAAGTGCACGCAGAACAAGTTctgaatgataaagaaaatcaCATCAAGACCCTGACTGGACACTTGCCAATGATGAAAGATCAGGCTGCTGTGCTTGAAGAAGACACAACGGATGATGATAACCTGGAATTAGAAGTGAACAGTCAATGGGAAAATGGTGCTAACTTAGATGATCCTCTGAAAGGAGCTTTGAAGAAACTGATTCATGCTGCtaagttaaatgtttctttaaaaagcttagaaggagaaagaaaccacATTATTATTCAGTTATCTGAAGTGGACAAAACAAAGGAAGAGCTTACAGAGCATATTAAAAATCTTCAGACTCAACAAGCATCTTTGCAAtcagaaaacatatattttgaaagtgaGAATCAGAAGCTTCAACagaaacttaaaataatgactgaattctatcaagaaaatgaaatgaaactctACAGGAAATTAACAGTGGAGGAAAATTACCGaatagaggaagaagagaagcttTCTAGAGTGGAAGAAAAGATCAGCCGTGCCACTGAAGGGCTGGAGACCTATAGAAAGCTAGCCAAAGATCTTGAAGAAGAATTGGAGAGAACTGTTCATTTTTATCAAAAGCAGGTTATTTCCTACGAGAAAAGAGGACATGATAATTGGTTGGCAGCTCGGACTGCTGAAAGAAACCTCAgtgatttaaggaaagaaaatgctcacaacaaacaaaaattaactgaaacaGAGTTGAAATTTGAACTTTTAGAAAAAGATCCTAATGCACTCGATGTTTCAAATACAGCATTTGGCAGAGAGCATTCCCCATGTAGTCCCTCACCATTGGGTCGGCCTTCATCTGAAACGAGAGCTTTTCCCTCTCCTCAAACTTTGTTGGAGGATCCACTCAGACTCTCACCTGTGCTtccagggggaggaggaagaggcccaAGCAGCCCAGGGAATCCCCTGGACCATCAGATTACCAATGAAAGAGGAGAACCAAGCTATGACAGGTTAATCGATCCTCACAGGGCTCCTTCTGACACTGGGTCCCTGTCATCTCCGGTGGAACAGGACCGTAGGATGATGTTTCCTCCACCAGGGCAATCATATCCTGATTCAACTCTTCCTCCACAAAGGGAAGACAGATTTTATTCTAATTCTGAAAGACTGTCTGGACCAGCAGAACCCAGAAGTTTTAAAATGACTTCTTTGGATAAAATGGATAGGTCAATGCCTTCAGAAATGGAATCCAGTAGAAATGATGCCAAAGATGATCTTGGTAATTTAAATGTGCCTGATTCATCTCTCCCTGCTGAAAATGAAGCAACTGGCCCTGGCCTTATTCCTCCACCTCTTGCTCCAATCAGCGGTCCATTGTTTCCAGTGGATACAAGGGGCCCGTTCATGAGAAGAGGACCTCCtttccccccacctcctccaggaaccaTGTTTGGAGCTTCTCGAGGTTATTTTCCACCAAGGGATTTCCCAGGTCCACCACATGCTCCATTTGCAATGAGAAACATCTATCCACCGAGGGGTTTACCTCCTTACCTTCATCCGAGACCTGGATTTTACCCCAACCCCACATTCTGAAGGTAGAAGCGAGTTCCCTTCAGGATTGATTCCGCCTTCAAAGGAGCCTGCTACTGGACATCCAGAACCACAGCAAGAAACCTGACAATATTGTTGCTTTCTTCAAAAGTAATTTTGACTGATCTCATTTTCAGTTTAAGTAACTGCTGTTACTTAAGTGATTGCACTTTTCTCAAATTGAAGTTTAATGGAATAATAGTTCTCAGGATAGTATTTCGTAAATAAAGATGGTTTGAATATGAATCTTATGAGtaaatcatttccattttattatattctagaTCATATAACTTTTAACTTGGTGAACTAATCCACTCTTAGAGAAACAATAGTGGgagttttatatatgtaatctTGCAGGTGAGGAGGCTTTAAATTCTAAAGGTTGTGGTGTCTTCATGCCAAGAACTGTATTCACTGTGGTTGTAGATAAATGTGAAAGTAACTTTATgcttaatttaataaattttcattgattttttttaaaaaaagaaaactgaaaggagATATAGAtgaatccacaattatagttagAAATTTCCTCATGCCTttttcaataattgatagaactagacagaaaatcagcaaggagtGTTGGCTTTGGCAGCACTTTCTAAAATCAGAATGATGCCAACAAGATTAAAATGGTTCTTGAATATAGATTACACAAAATTTTGTGAagcatttcatgtttttaaaaagaggaaaaaaaagaaaatcaacaagaatATAAAACAACTCAAAATGCCATTAACCAAAAGAATCTATTTGGcatttacagaatattccacacagtaacagcagaatacacatattttttttgagTGCTGACGAAACACATGGCAAGATAGAGCTGTCCTAGGCCCTAAAACTCGccacaacaaatttaaaagagatAGTAATCATCCAGAGCAGATGAAAACCAGAAATCATTGTAGGGAATCCAATTGGAAATCAGCATAAGAAAGATATGAAAATCCCTaaacatttggaaatttaaaaacacacttcACAATAATCTATCAGTCAAAGAAGTctcaaggaaaaatttaaaaatacattgaactgGATAAACATGAAACTGTGACATATCAAAGTACTGATAGAAGTTTTTCCTTGTCAGGTGACTCCTCAGTCAAAAAGGAGCCCAGTAGAGAAATGGGCTGGTGAGAGCATCTGATGGGCTCTAGCAAGGGAGACAGAGCTGCGGGGGACAGTTCCTCAGCCCTGGACTCTGTCTGAGTCCCGGGAATCTGAGTCACGAGATATGAGGCACCTGGAAACAGGTCACAGTGAGGAGAGTCCTCAGGGGCTATCAGAGCGGGCATTGAAGGCCCATGATGCTCATTCTCCTCTTCCCTGCTCCTCGCTCttcccactgcccccagcctgcccCCATCCCAACTCTCTGGCTCTTTCGCCTCCTGCCCGCTGACTGGGACCCCTTTCTCCTTTATACCATGATCTTCTTGCTTTCCAGTTACTTCCTCTGATTTTCCCAAAAAGGTTTGACTCTTTTCGTCCTGAGAGTCCGCCCTGTTCTCTTCTGGCACCTGcagctccctcttcctctcttctccctgttCTGGACCTCCCTGACCCTGAGCCTTCCTCTCCATATCCTCCTGCTCCCACTCACCGTCATTCAGACCCTCTGGCTCCCCAGTGAGCCCCATTCTTTCTCCTTGTCTCCCAAGCATCACATCTTGTACCTGTTCCTGTTTTTGCTTCTGTTCTCCCTTTTCATCATTAACCTGCTCTATCATCTGTTCCTCCCCTAATAGCCCATCGGCACAAACATCCTCCCTCAGAGTTCCTTCCCCCCGAAATCCTGCTTCCTGCTGTCCCTGCTCCTCCAGAACTTGGACCTCCTGGGGATGCAAGAGCCCTTGACTTTCCTGCAGCTCCTCAGATGGCAGCTCTTCCCCCTGCCTGATAGTCCCACTTTCAGCGCCTTCATTCTGGTTGGTCTCTGCAGGATGCTCTTCGCAGGGAGAATAATATCTGGTCTGACCAGAGTTATCTGAAGAggtttcctcttcttcttctgccTGTCCAGATCCCAATGTCAAAGAAGTAAGTCCTGGCCAAAATTCCACCTCCTCTTCTTCGCTTCCCAGGTCACTGGAAAATGGGGCCATGTCTAGATGCTCACTCTGAATGGGGCAGGCCCAGAGCTCTGGGGGAGCTAGAGTCCTTGCTTGTCGGCCTGCTAGGCTCTGGGGTACTGCCTCCCAGTGTTCCGGAGTGTCACAGGCCTCAGCCACAAGGCTTTCCTGATTGGGCTCCACATCTGCAGAACCTTCCTTGGGAAAAGAGGGCATCGTCTCAATCGCATAGTCACACACATCCCTTAACTCACTCTGCTGAGTTGCTGAGAGTCTGTGTTCCTCTCTCCACTTATAGGATGGGTCCTCATCTTCTTGAGCTTCAAGCCCCAAGGCAGAGACCTGGCTGCTCCTCATGGGAGCCTCAGGGATAATGCTGAATTCCTCtatggcagagatgggaggagaggCTCCATGCTgggcctcctcagcctccatcaGGGCTGAATCCTAAGGAGGAATCAAAGACAAA
The sequence above is a segment of the Homo sapiens chromosome 7, GRCh38.p14 Primary Assembly genome. Coding sequences within it:
- the CTAGE4 gene encoding cTAGE family member 4; the encoded protein is MEEPGATPQPYLGLVLEELRRVVAALPESMRPDENPYGFPSELVVCAAVIGFFVVLLFLWRSFRSVRSRLYVGREQKLGATLSGLIEEKCKLLEKFSLIQKEYEGYEVESSLEDASFEKAAAEEARSLEATCEKLNRSNSELEDEILCLEKDLKEEKSKHSQQDELMADISKSIQSLEDESKSLKSQIAEAKIICKTFKMSEERRAIAIKDALNENSQLQTSHKQLFQQEAEVWKGEVSELNKQKITFEDSKVHAEQVLNDKENHIKTLTGHLPMMKDQAAVLEEDTTDDDNLELEVNSQWENGANLDDPLKGALKKLIHAAKLNVSLKSLEGERNHIIIQLSEVDKTKEELTEHIKNLQTQQASLQSENIYFESENQKLQQKLKIMTEFYQENEMKLYRKLTVEENYRIEEEEKLSRVEEKISRATEGLETYRKLAKDLEEELERTVHFYQKQVISYEKRGHDNWLAARTAERNLSDLRKENAHNKQKLTETELKFELLEKDPNALDVSNTAFGREHSPCSPSPLGRPSSETRAFPSPQTLLEDPLRLSPVLPGGGGRGPSSPGNPLDHQITNERGEPSYDRLIDPHRAPSDTGSLSSPVEQDRRMMFPPPGQSYPDSTLPPQREDRFYSNSERLSGPAEPRSFKMTSLDKMDRSMPSEMESSRNDAKDDLGNLNVPDSSLPAENEATGPGLIPPPLAPISGPLFPVDTRGPFMRRGPPFPPPPPGTMFGASRGYFPPRDFPGPPHAPFAMRNIYPPRGLPPYLHPRPGFYPNPTF
- the ARHGEF35 gene encoding rho guanine nucleotide exchange factor 35; this translates as MEAEEAQHGASPPISAIEEFSIIPEAPMRSSQVSALGLEAQEDEDPSYKWREEHRLSATQQSELRDVCDYAIETMPSFPKEGSADVEPNQESLVAEACDTPEHWEAVPQSLAGRQARTLAPPELWACPIQSEHLDMAPFSSDLGSEEEEVEFWPGLTSLTLGSGQAEEEEETSSDNSGQTRYYSPCEEHPAETNQNEGAESGTIRQGEELPSEELQESQGLLHPQEVQVLEEQGQQEAGFRGEGTLREDVCADGLLGEEQMIEQVNDEKGEQKQKQEQVQDVMLGRQGERMGLTGEPEGLNDGEWEQEDMERKAQGQGGPEQGEERKRELQVPEENRADSQDEKSQTFLGKSEEVTGKQEDHGIKEKGVPVSGQEAKEPESWDGGRLGAVGRARSREEENEHHGPSMPALIAPEDSPHCDLFPGASYLVTQIPGTQTESRAEELSPAALSPLLEPIRCSHQPISLLGSFLTEESPDKEKLLSVL